From one Solanum stenotomum isolate F172 chromosome 12, ASM1918654v1, whole genome shotgun sequence genomic stretch:
- the LOC125847346 gene encoding LEAF RUST 10 DISEASE-RESISTANCE LOCUS RECEPTOR-LIKE PROTEIN KINASE-like 2.1, with protein MYLCRGTKYFALIILIFLQTCNARKSKHYYCPTSACGNIRNISYPFHLNTDPEYCGYGIAFELACESNQTVISLFSKKLYVQAINYNNETIHLVDPTLQTQDDLCSFRPMHIFLNHSYSFYLPNADIDPIFMINCPFSVNNSSSFLEIIGCKYTYLKIGDIDTSALSDGCRVELIGLTSWPNYIIYTENNFSLSDFHQAILNGFVLHYYLGSAPQSVIQKIVGE; from the exons ATGTATTTGTGTAGGGGAACCAAATATTTTGCATTAATAATCCTCATCTTTCTGCAAACATGCAATGCTAGGAAGAGCAAACACTACTACTGTCCCACTTCTGCTTGTGGTAATATCCGTAACATAAGCTATCCTTTTCACTTAAACACCGATCCAGAATATTGCGGATATGGTATAGCATTTGAATTAGCTTGTGAAAGTAACCAAACAGTTATATCGTTATTCTCCAAGAAGCTGTATGTGCAAGCCATCAACTATAATAATGAGACAATTCACCTGGTAGATCCAACTTTACAAACACAAGATGATCTATGCTCTTTCAGACCTATGCATATCTTCTTGAACCATTCCTATTCATTCTACCTGCCAAACGCTGACATAGATCCCATTTTCATGATCAACTGTCCATTTTCTGTTAATAATTCTTCGTCATTTCTGGAAATTATTGGCTGCAAATACACTTATTTAAAGATTGGAGATATAGATACCTCTGCACTCAGCGATGGATGCAGAGTGGAATTGATAGGCCTGACCTCATGGcctaattatattatttatacagaGAACAACTTTTCCCTTTCTGATTTTCATCAAGCCATCCTCAACGGATTTGTGCTTCATTATTATCTGGGGAGTGCTCCACAAA GTGTTATTCAAAAGATTGTTGGTGAGTGA